In a genomic window of Taeniopygia guttata chromosome 13, bTaeGut7.mat, whole genome shotgun sequence:
- the HDAC3 gene encoding histone deacetylase 3, whose amino-acid sequence MAKTVAYFYDPDVGNFHYGAGHPMKPHRLALTHSLVLHYGLYKKMIVFKPYQASQHDMCRFHSEDYIDFLQRVSPNNMQGFTKSLNAFNVGDDCPVFPGLFEFCSRYTGASLQGATQLNNKICDIAINWAGGLHHAKKFEASGFCYVNDIVIGILELLKYHPRVLYIDIDIHHGDGVQEAFYLTDRVMTVSFHKYGNYFFPGTGDMYEVGAESGRYYCLNVPLRDGIDDQSYKHLFQPVINQVVDYYQPTCIVLQCGADSLGCDRLGCFNLSIRGHGECVEYVKSFNIPLLVLGGGGYTVRNVARCWTYETSLLVDEPISDELPYSEYFEYFAPDFTLHPDVSTRIENQNSRQYLDQIRQTIFENLKMLNHAPSVQIHDVPSDLLSYDRTDEPDPEERGSEENYNRPEAPNEFYDGDHDNDKESDVEI is encoded by the exons ATGGCGAAGACCGTGGCCTATTTCTACGACCCGGACGTGGGGAACTTCCACTACG GCGCGGGGCACCCCATGAAGCCGCACCGCCTGGCGCTCACGCACAGCCTGGTGCTGCACTACGGCCTCTACAAGAAAATGATC GTGTTCAAGCCCTACCAGGCGTCCCAGCACGACATGTGCCGCTTCCACTCGGAGGATTACATCGACTTCCTGCAGAGGGTGAGCCCCAACAACATGCAGGGCTTCACCAAGAGCCTCAACGCCTTCAACGTGGGCGACGACTG CCCAGTGTTTCCAGGCCTCTTTGAATTTTGCTCTCGTTACACTGGGGCCTCCCTGCAGGGAGCAACACAGCTGAACAACAAG ATCTGTGACATTGCCATAAACTGGGCAGGGGGCCTCCATCATGCCAAAAAGTTTGAG GCTTCGGGCTTTTGTTATGTCAATGACATCGTGATTGGCATCCTGGAGCTGCTCAA GTATCACCCCCGGGTGCTGTACATCGACATCGATATCCATCACGGGGACGGCGTGCAGGAGGCTTTCTACCTGACAGATCGTGTCATGACAGTGTCATTTCACAAATATGGCAACTACTTCTTTCCTGGCACAG GTGacatgtatgaggtgggtgcagagAGTGGCCGTTACTATTGTCTCAACGTGCCCCTCCGAGATGGCATCGATGACCAAA GTTATAAGCACCTCTTCCAGCCAGTCATTAACCAGGTGGTAGATTACTATCAGCCCACCTGCATAGTCCTGCAG TGTGGTGCTGATTCTCTGGGTTGTGACCGGTTGGGATGTTTTAACCTCAGTATAAGAGGCCATGG GGAGTGTGTGGAGTACGTGAAGAGCTTCAACATCCCCTTGCTggtgctgggaggaggaggTTACACGGTCCGGAACGTGGCACGGTGCTG GACTTATGAAACATCCTTGCTCGTGGATGAACCAATTAGTGACGAGCTCCCATACAGTG AGTACTTCGAATACTTCGCTCCAGACTTCACCCTTCACCCCGATGTCAGCACGAGGATTGAGAATCAGAACTCCAGGCAG TACCTGGATCAGATCAGGCAGACCATATTTGAGAACCTGAAGATGCTGAACCACGCTCCCAGCGTGCAGATCCACGACGTCCCCTCGGACCTGCTCAGCTACGACCGCACGGATGAGCCCGATCCAGAGGAGAGGGGCTCCGAGGAAAACTACAACAG